In Uranotaenia lowii strain MFRU-FL chromosome 2, ASM2978415v1, whole genome shotgun sequence, one genomic interval encodes:
- the LOC129741357 gene encoding uncharacterized protein LOC129741357 — MSLRELSAKERRALKTIDSVLCFVDQHSDIDHQQVEVRLQLLESAYSEFVQMRLQIELLLEDEDVKEVVDEDASDTERLVSLGAAAQRREEESDAIFSKAELKYCQAKSALLKFLHADIQHSNTQPSHPTASAVESRVKLPEIRLPTFSGRLEEWIPFRDAFKSLIHQSDKLSERDKFTYLRASLSGEALQEIGSIALSGSNYDVAWNVLEDRYQNHKLIVKAHLDYLFAIERMKRENFECLNQLISDFEKHLQMLAKIGEDIGGWSTILVHMVCCRLDPITLKLWETNHNSKEVPCYENLIMFLKNHCSVLQSLSSSSSSAQSENRKPRFGVNHAATSGRCSFCAEFFHSAFVCRKFQKMTVAQRYEAVKKIGLCMNCLAASHLARNCTRGFCRQCGRRHHTLLHSSKETNSVKPKPSDASVTAINRNHPDNRSTPQQQQPLPRQQQQQTQIVIDPRPPTTSTALPIVNETSHSTHPLHATDPNPQPLTIALPLHSTHQILLSTALVKVSDSTGRSVLARALLDSCSQNCFVTSKLCRQLRLKEFSEILNLHGIGGTSGCSRKAVRAKVAPRIDRISSFLEEIHFNVLPSLTVQLPSQSFSIGDWTFPRHMTLADPEFHERGEIDMLIGAEYYLDLLRTGQHKVSEDGPTMQETVFGWILAGRIPESKGSSTDSGVQLCTISELHEQVTKFWELETCHEKSTNSVEESLCEELFKQTTSRDETGRFVVSLPKKDFVLRKLGDSRANAEKRFYGLEKRFVNNPSIKEMYLKFIQEYQDMGHMKLVPDSEEVLRYFLPHHHVLKPESTTTKLRVVFDASCPTTSGVSLNDGLMVGPIVQDDLITIVTRFRLHKFAIVADIAKMYRMINLAESDQRYQCILWRNDSSEPLRTYKLTTVTYGTASAPFLATRCLQKLSEDGEQSHPLAAKILRKDFYMDDALIGIDTPEEGKQAVKELNDLLCSVGFVLCKYNSNCEEILADIPADLLSDRTALELDSFSTVTTLGLIWEPSTDLFHFRIPTWSSSSRITKRIVLSDASKLFDPLGLVGPVIVQAKMFIQSLWQLKCGWDDPLTDEMQLFWTEFRRNLSSLDTLSIPRWVGFSPSNDVELHGFCDASEKAYGACIYLRCTHEDGSVSVKLLISKSRVAPLEDLTRKKRKQSIPRQELSSALLLSHLYEKFCKSTAMDVKSFFWTDSTIVKCWLASVPSRWQAFVANRVSEIQHLTKKGVWNHIPGTENPADIISRGMTPVQLQYQMLWFEGPIWLKQNRSTWPVEAEFSPDQFDKDTLEEKSSVVLPIEVTAPNEIFSRLSTFTQTVRLVAWMQRYCHNAKKQNTRKIGNISFEEFLEATKVLVKLSQAESFGQELKDLSHSQEVRSTSRIASLNPHLVDGIIRVGGRLANAPVSENRKHPIILDHHHPLSVMIVQHYHEFLYHAGQQLLIASVRGKYWVTSLRGLARKTIHSCVQCFRVKPKVMEQLMADLPPDRVNPAPPFQKVGVDYCGPFLITYPHRRSSPMKCFVSVFVCLVCKAVHLELVADLTTGAFLGALKRFIGRRGKPILIMSDNGRNFVGARREIAELQRLLRSQQFQTGVIFETCKEGINFKFIPARSPNFGGLWEAAVKSFKTAFKRTVALKVLQYDEMTTTLAQIEAVLNSRPLTPLSDDPDDFEALTPGHFLIQRALTALDEPDLTDTPENQLTMWQRATKYAQVIWKKWSKLYLSDLHNRTRWTRKRNNISVGSMVLLMDERLPSLKWPLARVTEVFHGSDGNIRVVNVRTQDGTYGRSISKICVLPILDNFQKADGEN, encoded by the coding sequence ATGTCGCTTCGTGAACTATCAGCCAAAGAGCGAAGGGCTCTAAAAACAATTGATTCAGTGCTGTGCTTTGTGGACCAACATTCAGACATCGATCATCAACAAGTTGAAGTTCGTTTGCAGCTGTTAGAAAGTGCATACAGTGagtttgtacaaatgcgattgCAGATAGAACTGCTGCTCGAGGATGAGGACGTGAAGGAAGTGGTCGACGAAGATGCATCGGACACTGAACGTCTCGTCAGTTTGGGCGCAGCAGCACAAAGAAGGGAGGAAGAAAGTGATGCGATTTTTTCCAAAGCCGAACTGAAGTACTGCCAGGCCAAATCAgcgttattgaaatttttgcatgCAGACATCCAGCACTCCAACACACAACCATCTCACCCAACTGCATCCGCTGTGGAATCGAGGGTGAAACTTCCCGAAATACGGTTGCCAACCTTTTCTGGACGATTAGAGGAGTGGATCCCATTCAGAGATGCTTTCAAAAGTCTCATTCATCAAAGTGATAAGCTCTCTGAAAGGGATAAATTCACCTATTTGAGGGCCTCGCTTTCAGGTGAAGCCCTTCAAGAAATTGGATCGATTGCGCTATCTGGTAGTAATTATGACGTCGCCTGGAATGTTCTCGAGGATCGCTACCAAAATCACAAGCTCATAGTTAAGGCACACCTGGATTATTTATTTGCGATTGAGCGAATGAAAAGAGAAAATTTCGAGTGCTTGAACCAATTGATATCGGATTTCGAGAAACACCTCCAAATGCTCGCTAAAATTGGAGAGGATATCGGTGGTTGGAGCACCATTCTGGTGCATATGGTTTGTTGCAGATTAGATCCAATAACGTTGAAGCTTTGGGAAACCAATCATAACTCCAAAGAAGTCCcctgttatgaaaatttgattatgtTTCTCAAAAATCACTGTTCCGTCCTACAATCCCtttcatcatcgtcatcttctGCACAGTCAGAGAACAGGAAGCCACGATTCGGGGTGAATCACGCCGCAACTTCAGGTCGATGTAGTTTTTGCGCCGAATTTTTCCACTCGGCCTTTGTCTGCCGGAAGTTTCAGAAGATGACGGTTGCCCAAAGATATGAAGCGGTAAAAAAGATTGGTTTGTGCATGAATTGCTTAGCAGCTAGTCATCTAGCACGAAATTGTACCCGAGGATTCTGCCGCCAATGTGGGAGGAGACATCACACGCTGCTGCATTCATCGAAGGAAACAAACAGTGTAAAACCGAAACCCTCCGATGCGTCGGTGACAGCGATCAACCGTAACCACCCCGATAATCGATCAACacctcaacaacaacaacctttACCcaggcaacaacaacaacagacccAAATAGTTATAGACCCAAGACCTCCTACCACATCAACTGCATTACCAATTGTCAATGAAACTTCGCACAGTACTCACCCACTGCATGCCACAGATCCTAACCCACAACCACTTACCATTGCACTCCCCTTACACTCCACCCACCAAATTCTTCTATCAACTGCCTTGGTTAAAGTTTCCGATTCGACAGGCCGAAGCGTTCTAGCTAGAGCACTGTTGGATTCCTGCTCCCAAAATTGCTTTGTCACGTCCAAACTTTGTCGTCAACTCCGCTTGAAAGAATTCTccgaaattttgaatctgcatggCATTGGAGGCACCTCAGGCTGTTCCAGAAAGGCTGTCCGTGCAAAGGTTGCACCTCGTATTGATCGGATTTCTAGCTTTTTGGAAGAGATTCACTTCAACGTTTTACCAAGTTTGACGGTGCAGTTGCCGTCTCAAAGTTTCTCCATTGGCGATTGGACTTTTCCAAGGCACATGACCCTAGCAGATCCTGAATTCCATGAAAGAGGGGAAATTGATATGTTGATTGGTGCAGAGTATTATCTCGACTTGCTGCGAACCGGTCAACATAAGGTCAGCGAAGATGGACCTACTATGCAGGAGACTGTATTCGGATGGATTTTGGCTGGACGCATTCCGGAATCGAAAGGCTCATCTACTGATTCAGGCGTTCAGCTATGTACGATATCAGAACTTCATGAACAGGTCACCAAGTTCTGGGAATTAGAGACATGTCATGAGAAGAGCACCAACTCCGTGGAAGAATCGTTGTGCGAGGAGCTTTTTAAGCAAACAACTAGTCGAGATGAAACTGGCAGATTTGTAGTATCGCTGCCCAAGAAGGATTTTGTTCTCAGAAAGCTCGGTGACTCCAGAGCCaatgccgaaaaacgcttttacGGATTGGAGAAGCGTTTCGTGAACAATCCATCGATCAAGGAGATGTACCTGAAGTTCATCCAAGAATACCAGGATATGGGTCATATGAAGCTGGTTCCAGATTCCGAAGAAGTGCTGCGTTACTTCTTACCCCATCATCATGTCTTGAAGCCAGAAAGTACGACGACTAAATTAAGGGTCGTCTTTGACGCGTCCTGTCCGACAACATCAGGAGTTTCACTCAACGATGGCCTCATGGTTGGGCCAATAGTTCAGGACGATTTGATCACCATTGTCACCCGATTTCGTCTACACAAATTTGCAATTGTTGCGGATATTGCAAAAATGTACCGCATGATCAATCTTGCGGAATCCGATCAACGATACCAGTGTATTTTGTGGCGAAATGATTCGTCGGAACCGCTCAGGACCTACAAACTTACAACCGTTACTTACGGAACAGCGAGCGCACCGTTCCTGGCCACTAGGTGCTTACAGAAGCTATCAGAAGATGGAGAGCAGAGTCATCCTTTGGCTGCAAAAATTCTCAGGAAGGATTTTTACATGGATGACGCATTGATCGGTATTGATACCCCCGAAGAAGGAAAACAGGCAGTGAAGGAGCTTAATGACCTCTTATGTTCCGTTGGATTTGTCCTGTGCAAATACAATTCGAATTGCGAGGAAATTTTAGCAGACATTCCAGCAGATCTTCTTAGTGACAGAACTGCGTTGGAGTTAGATTCTTTCTCTACCGTAACTACCCTTGGTCTTATTTGGGAACCCAGCACCGATTTGTTTCATTTCCGTATACCAACCTGGAGCTCTTCATCCCGTATTACGAAACGTATTGTGCTTTCTGACGCCTCCAAGTTGTTCGATCCTCTCGGCCTTGTCGGACCTGTGATAGTACAGGCCAAAATGTTTATCCAAAGTTTGTGGCAACTGAAATGTGGCTGGGACGATCCCCTGACAGACGAAATGCAGCTGTTTTGGACGGAATTCCGCAGAAACCTTTCTTCTCTTGACACCCTTTCGATCCCTAGATGGGTGGGATTTTCTCCAAGTAACGACGTTGAACTGCATGGTTTTTGCGATGCTTCTGAGAAGGCGTACGGCGCATGCATTTATCTGCGATGCACTCACGAAGATGGATCAGTTTCTGTTAAGCTGTTGATTTCGAAGTCACGCGTAGCTCCTCTCGAAGATTTGACGAGAAAGAAACGGAAACAATCAATCCCTAGGCAAGAACTTTCGTCGGCACTCCTCCTCAGCCATCTCTacgaaaaattctgcaaaagtaCGGCCATGGacgtcaaaagctttttctggACTGACTCTACAATCGTCAAATGTTGGCTAGCATCAGTTCCGTCAAGATGGCAAGCATTCGTGGCGAATAGAGTCTCCGAAATCCAACATCTGACCAAGAAAGGAGTATGGAATCACATTCCGGGTACGGAAAATCCTGCAGATATAATATCTCGAGGAATGACACCTGTTCAACTGCAATACCAAATGTTGTGGTTTGAAGGCCCCATTTGGTTGAAGCAAAATCGAAGCACCTGGCCAGTTGAGGCAGAGTTTTCGCCCGATCAATTCGACAAAGATACGTTGGAGGAAAAATCGTCTGTGGTGTTGCCCATTGAAGTTACTGCTCCGAACGAAATATTTTCTCGACTTTCCACCTTTACGCAAACGGTCCGTTTGGTAGCATGGATGCAACGATATTGTCACAACGCTAAAAAGCAGAATACGAGAAAAATCGGTAacatttcctttgaagaattccTGGAGGCTACAAAAGTTTTGGTCAAATTGTCTCAAGCTGAAAGTTTTGGCCAAGAACTCAAGGATCTGTCTCATTCCCAAGAAGTGAGAAGCACCTCCAGAATTGCCAGTTTGAATCCTCATTTAGTCGATGGAATAATACGGGTCGGTGGCCGGTTAGCTAACGCACCAGTTTCTGAAAATCGCAAGCATCCCATCATCCTCGATCACCATCATCCCCTTTCGGTCATGATCGTCCAGCACTACCACGAGTTCCTGTATCACGCTGGACAACAACTCCTGATTGCCAGTGTCCGCGGGAAGTATTGGGTTACAAGTCTTCGTGGGTTAGCCCGAAAAACCATCCATAGTTGCGTTCAGTGCTTCCGAGTCAAGCCTAAGGTGATGGAACAACTGATGGCAGATTTGCCACCCGATCGAGTGAACCCTGCACCTCCGTTTCAGAAAGTGGGCGTAGACTATTGTGGCCCTTTCTTGATCACCTATCCTCATCGTCGAAGTTCCCCCATGAAATGCTTTGTGTCGGTTTTTGTGTGCCTCGTTTGCAAAGCTGTCCATCTGGAGCTGGTCGCGGATCTTACCACTGGAGCGTTTCTTGGAGCCTTGAAAAGGTTCATCGGTCGACGTGGTAAACCAATCCTGATTATGAGCGACAACGGAAGGAATTTTGTCGGAGCCAGACGTGAAATAGCAGAACTTCAACGACTACTCCGAAGCCAACAATTTCAAACCGGAGTGATATTCGAAACCTGCAAGGAAGGgatcaatttcaaattcattcccGCTCGATCTCCCAACTTTGGTGGGCTCTGGGAGGCCGCGGTGAAATCTTTCAAGACTGCTTTTAAACGAACTGTTGCCTTGAAAGTGCTTCAGTACGACGAAATGACCACTACGCTAGCTCAGATAGAAGCAGTATTAAATTCACGTCCCCTCACCCCGTTGAGCGATGACCCAGATGATTTTGAAGCTCTCACCCCTGGCCACTTCTTAATTCAACGTGCATTAACTGCCCTCGATGAACCTGATCTAACTGATACGCCAGAAAACCAGCTCACCATGTGGCAAAGGGCCACAAAATATGCTCAGGTTATATGGAAGAAGTGGTCGAAATTGTACTTGTCCGACCTCCACAACAGAACGAGATGGACTCGAAAGCGAAACAACATCTCGGTGGGCAGCATGGTGCTGCTGATGGACGAGAGGTTACCGTCATTGAAGTGGCCCCTAGCGCGTGTCACTGAGGTTTTCCATGGGTCCGATGGCAACATTCGAGTGGTCAACGTACGGACGCAGGACGGGACCTACGGAAGGTCAATATCAAAGATCTGCGTTTTACCGATTCTGGACAACTTCCAGAAAGCCGATGGGGAAAACTAA